A DNA window from Desulfobacterales bacterium contains the following coding sequences:
- a CDS encoding ATP synthase F0 subunit B yields MISVDSSVIIQIVNFLLLIWVLNIILYRPIRNILIQRREKIQGIEQKIDACERDSKEKDDAFAQGIKSARAKGLQAKESLLQEAAESEKAMMDEINRRAQDDLILAQKKIEKDIDAVKASLSKEIDTFADIIGRKILGRTA; encoded by the coding sequence ATGATCAGTGTTGATAGCTCTGTAATTATTCAAATCGTTAATTTTCTTTTGTTAATATGGGTACTGAATATTATTTTGTATCGTCCCATTCGTAACATTCTTATTCAGCGCAGAGAAAAAATTCAGGGAATAGAGCAAAAGATTGATGCTTGTGAAAGGGATTCCAAGGAAAAAGATGATGCCTTTGCACAAGGGATCAAATCAGCCCGCGCCAAGGGGCTTCAGGCCAAGGAGTCGTTGCTGCAGGAGGCTGCTGAATCCGAAAAAGCCATGATGGACGAAATCAATCGAAGGGCGCAGGACGATTTGATACTAGCCCAGAAAAAAATCGAAAAGGACATTGATGCGGTTAAAGCATCCTTGTCAAAGGAAATAGACACATTTGCGGACATTATTGGTCGGAAGATTTTAGGGAGGACAGCATAA
- a CDS encoding F0F1 ATP synthase subunit epsilon, whose translation MAGNIHLEVVTPEKLVVSEEVKIVMAPGSLGEFGVLIGHTPFLTTLKTGGLKYTDANGKERAVFVSGGFAEALPDKVTVLAESAERRRDIDLARAKASMERAQKRLSGEYKEDLDFLRAKLALERALHRIRLIDTKG comes from the coding sequence ATGGCTGGAAACATACATCTTGAAGTAGTGACCCCTGAAAAACTGGTAGTAAGTGAGGAAGTCAAGATCGTCATGGCGCCGGGCTCCTTAGGTGAATTTGGCGTGCTGATCGGTCACACACCCTTTCTTACGACCCTTAAAACCGGCGGGCTTAAATATACGGATGCCAATGGAAAAGAACGGGCTGTGTTCGTCAGTGGCGGTTTTGCCGAGGCATTGCCGGACAAGGTGACCGTGCTGGCGGAGTCGGCCGAAAGGCGCCGGGATATCGATTTGGCCAGGGCCAAGGCGTCGATGGAGCGTGCCCAAAAACGGTTAAGCGGTGAGTATAAAGAAGATTTAGATTTTCTGCGGGCCAAATTGGCGCTTGAGCGAGCACTTCATCGAATTCGACTGATAGACACAAAAGGTTAA
- the atpD gene encoding F0F1 ATP synthase subunit beta produces the protein MGEKIGKITQVMGPVVDVEFEQGQLPNILSALLITNPTINDEPGNLVVEVAQHLGDNVVRTIAMDVTDGLVRGMPVTDTGNPIMMPVGAASLGRVLNVVGRPVDGLGPVSKEKMMPIHRPAPAFTEQDTSVRVLETGVKVIDLLVPFPRGGKMGMFGGAGVGKTVIMMEMVNNIAMQHGGISVFGGVGERTREGNDLYHEMKDSGVLPKASLVYGQMTEPPGARARVALSALTEAEYFRDVEGQDVLLFIDNIFRFTQAGAEVSALLGRMPSAVGYQPTLAVDLGGLQERITSTDKGSITSVQCVYVPADDLTDPAPATTFAHLDGTVVLSRQIAELGIYPAVDPLDSTSRILDAAYIGEEHYQVSRTVQVMLQKYKELQDIIAILGIEELSDEDKITVSRARKIQRFLSQPFHVAETFTGKPGKFVKIEDTVRGFKEICEGKYDDIPEQAFYMKGGIEEVLQDAKERSAA, from the coding sequence ATGGGAGAAAAAATAGGAAAAATCACACAGGTTATGGGGCCTGTCGTTGACGTTGAATTTGAGCAAGGCCAACTGCCGAACATACTATCGGCCCTGCTGATTACTAATCCGACCATCAATGATGAGCCGGGTAACCTCGTGGTGGAGGTGGCTCAACACCTTGGGGACAACGTAGTGCGCACCATTGCTATGGATGTAACAGACGGTCTTGTTAGAGGAATGCCCGTCACTGACACGGGTAACCCGATCATGATGCCGGTGGGTGCGGCAAGTCTGGGTCGCGTATTAAATGTCGTCGGACGGCCCGTGGATGGTCTCGGACCGGTCAGCAAAGAAAAAATGATGCCGATTCATCGCCCGGCCCCTGCATTTACGGAACAGGATACATCGGTCCGCGTGCTTGAAACCGGCGTAAAAGTGATCGATTTATTGGTGCCGTTCCCTCGTGGGGGTAAAATGGGAATGTTCGGTGGCGCCGGTGTCGGTAAAACCGTTATCATGATGGAAATGGTTAATAATATTGCCATGCAGCACGGCGGTATTTCCGTTTTCGGGGGCGTTGGAGAACGGACGCGTGAAGGAAATGACTTATACCATGAAATGAAAGACTCCGGCGTGTTGCCGAAAGCTTCCTTGGTTTACGGGCAGATGACTGAGCCGCCGGGCGCCCGCGCCCGCGTTGCGCTCTCCGCCTTGACCGAAGCGGAATATTTTCGTGATGTTGAAGGTCAGGACGTTTTGCTTTTTATTGATAATATTTTCCGGTTTACCCAGGCCGGTGCCGAGGTATCGGCTCTTCTCGGACGCATGCCCTCAGCGGTCGGGTACCAGCCGACACTGGCGGTGGATCTTGGTGGCCTACAAGAGCGTATTACTTCTACGGACAAAGGGTCCATTACCTCAGTTCAGTGCGTTTACGTGCCTGCGGACGACTTGACGGACCCCGCGCCCGCGACGACCTTTGCTCACTTGGATGGCACCGTGGTTCTTTCCAGACAGATTGCGGAACTTGGTATTTACCCGGCTGTGGATCCGCTTGACTCTACTTCCCGTATTCTGGATGCCGCCTATATTGGTGAAGAACATTATCAGGTGTCTCGTACGGTGCAGGTCATGCTTCAGAAATACAAAGAGCTTCAAGATATTATTGCGATTTTGGGTATTGAAGAGCTTTCCGATGAGGACAAGATCACCGTGTCTCGTGCCCGAAAAATTCAGCGTTTCCTTTCACAACCCTTCCATGTCGCAGAGACGTTTACCGGTAAGCCCGGAAAGTTTGTCAAGATCGAAGACACTGTACGCGGATTCAAGGAGATCTGTGAAGGAAAGTATGATGACATTCCTGAGCAGGCTTTCTATATGAAAGGCGGCATTGAAGAGGTTTTGCAGGATGCCAAGGAAAGAAGTGCTGCATAA
- the rny gene encoding ribonuclease Y — protein sequence MSEHIVWAVISLGVGFGIAFWLKELLLNRRIKAEEGTAHNILEDARKQAETLLKEAELEAKDNAFKLKSDFDKEVKEARNELKKHEQRLIQKEEQIDRKSDQLEQRDRDQTLREKKISKKEDQLEAELQRHSELIEQQKQQLERISGLTSEQAKDLLIRAMENEARFEGARLIKRIENETKEEADRKAKKILATAIQRYAGDYVAERTVSVVALPSEEMKGRIIGREGRNIRALEAATGIDLIIDDTPEAVILSGFNPIRREVARLSLLRLISDGRIHPARIEDVVKKVGQEVDVAVKEAGEQAAFDLGVHGIHPELTKLVGQLKFRTSYAQNVLQHSVEVGFLAGIMAAELGLNQKLARRMGLLHDLGKAVDHEVEGPHALIGSKLAKKYGEAPKIVHAIAAHHEDVPPESVYALLVQAADGLSGARPGARKELLENYIKRLEDLENITKSFKGVANSFAIQAGREIRVMVESEQISDEEATLMSKDIAKKIEEALTFPGQIKVTVIREMRAVSFANK from the coding sequence ATGAGTGAACATATAGTATGGGCTGTCATCAGTCTTGGTGTCGGCTTTGGTATAGCCTTTTGGCTAAAAGAGCTTTTATTGAACCGAAGGATAAAGGCTGAAGAGGGCACGGCGCACAATATTCTTGAGGATGCCCGCAAACAAGCCGAAACACTGCTAAAGGAAGCGGAACTTGAGGCTAAGGACAATGCCTTTAAACTTAAAAGTGATTTTGACAAAGAGGTTAAGGAAGCACGAAATGAGCTGAAAAAGCATGAGCAGCGATTAATTCAAAAAGAGGAGCAGATAGATCGAAAGAGTGATCAACTCGAGCAGCGGGATCGCGACCAGACCCTTCGAGAAAAGAAAATATCCAAAAAAGAGGATCAGCTGGAAGCGGAGCTGCAACGGCATAGTGAGCTAATAGAGCAACAAAAACAACAACTTGAGCGAATATCCGGCCTTACTTCCGAACAGGCAAAGGATCTGCTGATTCGCGCCATGGAGAACGAAGCTCGTTTTGAAGGCGCTCGTCTTATCAAACGCATTGAAAATGAAACCAAGGAAGAGGCGGACCGAAAAGCGAAAAAGATTCTGGCGACAGCCATTCAGCGATATGCCGGCGATTATGTCGCCGAGCGTACCGTATCTGTTGTTGCGTTGCCCAGCGAGGAGATGAAAGGCCGAATTATCGGAAGGGAAGGGCGAAATATTCGGGCACTGGAGGCGGCGACCGGGATCGATTTGATTATTGATGATACGCCTGAGGCCGTTATTTTAAGCGGCTTTAACCCGATTCGTCGGGAAGTGGCCCGGCTTTCTTTGCTCCGGTTGATTTCGGACGGCCGAATTCATCCGGCCAGAATTGAGGATGTCGTCAAAAAGGTTGGGCAGGAAGTGGATGTCGCAGTTAAAGAGGCCGGAGAGCAAGCGGCTTTTGATTTGGGTGTCCACGGAATTCACCCTGAACTGACCAAACTGGTCGGGCAACTTAAATTTCGGACAAGTTATGCCCAAAATGTTCTCCAGCATTCGGTGGAGGTGGGGTTTTTAGCGGGCATTATGGCTGCAGAGTTGGGGTTGAATCAGAAACTGGCCCGCCGAATGGGACTGCTTCACGATCTCGGAAAGGCGGTTGACCATGAAGTCGAAGGCCCTCATGCGCTCATTGGTTCCAAACTAGCGAAGAAATATGGCGAGGCGCCTAAGATTGTACATGCCATTGCGGCGCATCATGAAGATGTGCCACCCGAATCGGTTTATGCCCTATTGGTTCAAGCTGCTGATGGGCTCTCCGGCGCACGGCCTGGTGCGAGAAAAGAACTTCTGGAAAACTATATAAAAAGACTTGAAGACTTAGAAAATATAACAAAATCATTCAAAGGTGTTGCCAATTCTTTTGCGATTCAGGCGGGGCGTGAAATTCGCGTTATGGTTGAAAGCGAACAGATATCTGACGAGGAGGCGACGCTCATGAGCAAAGATATTGCCAAGAAAATTGAAGAGGCGCTAACCTTTCCGGGGCAAATCAAAGTAACAGTCATTCGGGAAATGCGGGCGGTATCTTTTGCCAATAAATAG
- a CDS encoding cell division protein ZapA, with product MKQLLTIELFGQDYTFNTDEDFAKAKEVADFLVKEVKRVEAVQQAETSVVNKTAVLILVALNIATENFELKRKQASFYRKITNRANDLIQILIGRASMPE from the coding sequence TTGAAACAGTTGCTAACCATAGAACTTTTTGGGCAGGATTATACATTTAATACTGATGAAGATTTTGCCAAGGCCAAAGAAGTAGCTGATTTTCTAGTTAAAGAGGTCAAGCGGGTTGAAGCGGTACAGCAGGCCGAAACTTCAGTGGTGAACAAAACGGCTGTGTTGATTCTCGTTGCACTGAATATCGCCACTGAAAACTTTGAACTTAAACGCAAACAAGCGAGTTTTTACCGTAAAATAACAAATCGCGCCAACGACCTGATCCAGATATTGATAGGTCGTGCATCGATGCCGGAATAA
- the atpA gene encoding F0F1 ATP synthase subunit alpha has protein sequence MELRAEEISQIIKDQITDYDKKVEISETGVVLSVGDGISRVYGLEKAMAMELVEFPGGILGLVLNLEEDNVGVAIMGDDSQIKEGDIVKRTGRIAQVPVGEAVLGRVVTAVGEPIDGKGPIDAKETRRVEMVAPGVIARKSVHEPCYTGQKAVDAMTPVGRGQRELIIGDRQIGKTACAVDAILAQKDTDVYCIYVACGQKKSTVAQVVAVLEKYGAMEYTTVVAACASDPATLQYIAPYAGCAMGEYFRDNGKHALIVYDDLSKQAAAYRQVSLLLRRPPGREAYPGDIFYNHSRLLERAAKLSDELGAGSLTALPIIETQAGDVSAYIPTNVISITDGQIYLEPSLFFAGVRPAINVGLSVSRVGGSAQVKAMKQVAGTLRLEMAQFRELEAFAAFGSDLDAATQKQLIRGQRLVEILKQPQYTPLSLEKQVTILFAGTRGYLDKYPVNVLGKYEAGLYKFIEDRYPQVFKGLGEEKVITEALEKALNEALTAYDEEFKDTIK, from the coding sequence ATGGAACTACGAGCTGAAGAAATAAGTCAAATTATCAAAGATCAAATTACGGATTATGACAAGAAGGTGGAGATCAGTGAAACCGGCGTCGTCCTGTCTGTTGGTGATGGCATCTCCCGCGTATACGGTTTGGAAAAAGCCATGGCGATGGAGCTGGTGGAATTTCCGGGCGGTATTCTGGGACTCGTGCTGAACCTTGAGGAAGACAACGTGGGTGTCGCCATCATGGGTGATGACAGTCAAATCAAAGAGGGCGACATTGTCAAGCGCACGGGCAGGATTGCCCAGGTGCCGGTTGGTGAAGCCGTCTTGGGGCGTGTTGTCACCGCGGTGGGGGAGCCGATTGATGGCAAAGGTCCCATCGATGCCAAGGAGACCCGGCGGGTTGAAATGGTGGCGCCGGGTGTTATTGCCAGAAAAAGCGTACATGAACCCTGCTATACGGGCCAGAAGGCGGTTGATGCCATGACACCGGTTGGACGCGGACAGCGTGAGCTGATCATCGGCGACCGGCAGATCGGTAAGACGGCTTGTGCGGTTGATGCTATTCTTGCGCAGAAGGATACGGATGTTTACTGCATCTATGTTGCCTGCGGACAGAAAAAATCGACGGTTGCACAGGTGGTGGCGGTACTGGAAAAATACGGCGCCATGGAATACACCACGGTAGTCGCCGCTTGCGCGAGTGACCCGGCCACGCTGCAATATATTGCACCTTACGCCGGATGTGCCATGGGTGAATATTTCCGGGACAATGGAAAGCACGCGCTGATCGTTTATGACGATCTTTCAAAACAGGCGGCCGCCTATCGCCAGGTATCCTTGCTGTTGCGCCGACCGCCGGGACGTGAGGCCTATCCCGGAGACATTTTCTATAATCATAGCCGATTGCTGGAACGAGCCGCCAAACTGAGTGATGAACTCGGTGCCGGTTCATTGACAGCGTTGCCGATTATTGAAACGCAGGCCGGTGACGTTTCCGCTTATATTCCAACGAACGTTATTTCCATTACAGACGGGCAGATTTATCTGGAACCGAGCCTTTTCTTTGCTGGTGTGAGACCGGCGATCAACGTTGGGCTTTCGGTTTCCCGCGTCGGTGGGTCCGCCCAGGTAAAAGCCATGAAACAAGTGGCTGGAACCCTGCGTCTCGAGATGGCACAGTTTCGTGAACTGGAGGCCTTTGCCGCTTTTGGTAGCGATCTTGACGCTGCGACGCAAAAGCAGCTGATTCGGGGGCAACGCTTGGTTGAAATTTTAAAGCAGCCGCAGTATACGCCGCTGTCACTTGAAAAACAGGTCACGATTTTGTTTGCCGGTACCCGCGGATACCTGGATAAATATCCGGTCAATGTGCTTGGAAAATATGAAGCCGGGCTTTATAAGTTTATCGAAGACCGCTACCCGCAAGTATTCAAAGGGCTTGGCGAGGAAAAAGTGATTACAGAGGCACTTGAAAAGGCGCTGAATGAAGCCTTGACCGCTTATGATGAAGAATTTAAAGACACAATCAAGTAG
- a CDS encoding NTP transferase domain-containing protein, with product MNDQTDPLKNESCSVIILAAGLGKRMQSDKAKVLHEIMGRPMILYVVETARRSVGGNIIVVVGHQAEKVKAVISDKETVAFAFQEKQLGTGHAVLCALPLLSEKTENIVILCGDVPLLSYETVRLLISEHLRAGRDLTVLAVNVEVPTGYGRIIFDNNMNLLKIIEEADASDDQKAVKTINSGIYCVKRSFLCEALQKINMNNAQGELYLTDIIEVGSTEGRVLGVMIGSRVEETIGVNSREDLDKAEALMRCKRLETS from the coding sequence ATGAACGATCAAACCGACCCCTTAAAAAACGAAAGTTGTTCCGTTATTATTCTGGCCGCTGGATTGGGCAAACGGATGCAGTCCGATAAGGCAAAGGTCCTCCACGAAATAATGGGAAGACCCATGATACTTTATGTGGTTGAGACGGCAAGGCGATCTGTCGGTGGAAACATTATTGTTGTGGTGGGCCATCAGGCCGAAAAGGTCAAAGCCGTGATATCCGATAAGGAAACCGTGGCCTTCGCTTTTCAGGAAAAGCAGCTTGGTACCGGACATGCTGTCTTATGCGCCTTGCCCTTGCTTTCAGAGAAGACGGAAAACATTGTCATACTTTGCGGGGATGTTCCGCTGTTGTCATACGAAACAGTTCGCTTGCTTATTTCGGAACATTTAAGGGCGGGCAGAGATTTAACCGTTCTAGCCGTGAACGTCGAAGTGCCAACTGGATATGGGCGTATCATATTTGATAACAATATGAATCTGCTTAAAATTATTGAGGAGGCGGATGCATCCGACGATCAAAAGGCGGTTAAGACGATAAACTCTGGAATTTATTGCGTCAAGAGGTCGTTCTTGTGTGAGGCGCTACAAAAAATAAATATGAATAATGCGCAGGGAGAGCTTTATCTGACGGATATTATTGAAGTTGGATCTACGGAAGGAAGGGTGCTCGGTGTTATGATCGGCAGTAGGGTTGAAGAAACAATCGGGGTGAACAGTCGCGAGGATTTGGACAAGGCCGAGGCATTGATGCGTTGCAAGCGCCTTGAAACATCTTGA
- the atpH gene encoding ATP synthase F1 subunit delta, with product MKNLTISRRYAKALLLIGKADGGAEEYREELAGVSNLVSGNKALEQAISNPLYDAAARKKVLQAVIDRLDISKVMRSFLLLLFEKGRIGVLSSINDYYQRMADELKGVVRASLVSATKLSSETVEKIRGALSKKTGKDVLLEVEQDSGLIGGVVTRIGDLVLDGSIKTQLLNMRESLKRGESV from the coding sequence GTGAAGAATTTAACGATATCAAGGCGTTATGCCAAAGCCCTTTTGCTGATCGGCAAAGCTGACGGCGGAGCGGAAGAGTACCGAGAGGAGTTGGCAGGAGTCTCCAACCTTGTATCGGGTAATAAAGCTCTCGAACAGGCTATCAGCAATCCCCTGTACGATGCGGCTGCTCGAAAAAAGGTGCTTCAGGCCGTTATTGACCGACTGGATATTTCCAAGGTGATGCGCTCCTTCCTACTACTCTTGTTTGAAAAGGGGCGGATCGGGGTGTTAAGCAGCATCAACGATTACTATCAGCGGATGGCGGATGAGCTCAAAGGCGTGGTCCGGGCGAGTTTGGTTTCAGCAACAAAGCTCTCATCCGAAACCGTGGAAAAGATTCGCGGGGCCCTGTCCAAGAAGACCGGAAAAGACGTACTCTTGGAGGTGGAACAAGACTCGGGGCTGATCGGGGGGGTGGTAACCCGCATCGGGGATCTTGTTTTGGACGGAAGCATTAAAACGCAACTACTCAATATGAGAGAATCTTTAAAAAGGGGTGAGAGTGTCTGA
- the atpG gene encoding ATP synthase F1 subunit gamma, with protein sequence MATLKDVKTKIAGVKKTQQITRAMNMVATSRLRGAQRSTEAFRPYASKFAEVLGSLAEKAGEGASPLLIPREEIKKVHLVLCTSDRGLCGGFNINLTNKAGRFLKDKQVEGAEVSFTCFGKKGRDWCRKNKLTMVDQHLGVIGGKIGFNVASTAGRKLVDGFLSGEYDEVYVIYSEFLSVAKQLPVLKKVLPIPPIEKEDDAPKEQEGFIAEHICEPSAEELLGDLLPRNIYVQLFSAMLETSTSEHAARMMAMDNATKACKDMIGSLTLAYNKARQAAITADLMDIVGGAEALKG encoded by the coding sequence ATGGCAACGTTAAAAGATGTCAAGACCAAAATAGCTGGTGTTAAAAAGACCCAGCAAATCACCCGGGCCATGAATATGGTGGCGACCTCCCGCTTGCGGGGTGCTCAGCGAAGCACGGAAGCATTCAGGCCGTATGCCTCCAAATTTGCCGAGGTGTTGGGGAGTCTGGCTGAAAAGGCCGGTGAGGGAGCTAGTCCGCTGCTGATTCCACGTGAAGAGATCAAAAAGGTTCATTTGGTTCTTTGTACCTCCGATCGAGGGCTGTGTGGCGGTTTCAATATCAATTTAACAAATAAAGCCGGTAGATTTTTAAAGGATAAACAGGTGGAGGGCGCAGAAGTATCCTTTACCTGTTTTGGTAAAAAAGGACGGGATTGGTGTCGGAAAAATAAGCTGACGATGGTCGATCAACATCTGGGTGTGATCGGTGGAAAGATCGGCTTCAATGTGGCCTCCACGGCCGGCCGGAAACTGGTGGATGGATTTCTCAGCGGAGAGTACGATGAGGTGTATGTTATTTATTCGGAGTTTCTCTCGGTTGCAAAGCAGCTGCCGGTGCTGAAAAAGGTGTTGCCGATCCCCCCCATTGAAAAGGAAGACGACGCGCCGAAAGAGCAGGAGGGGTTCATAGCGGAGCATATCTGCGAACCTTCTGCCGAAGAGTTGCTCGGGGATTTATTGCCGCGGAACATTTATGTTCAACTATTCAGTGCGATGCTGGAGACATCAACCAGTGAGCATGCGGCGCGGATGATGGCAATGGATAATGCCACCAAGGCATGTAAGGATATGATCGGAAGTCTCACCCTTGCGTATAACAAGGCTCGGCAGGCAGCCATTACAGCGGACCTGATGGATATCGTCGGTGGCGCTGAAGCACTCAAGGGCTAA
- a CDS encoding ATP synthase F0 subunit B: MKKPGGHGQDRFRKARAVVFAGLTLCLIFSAGLAFGSSEGEAGPKGWVKTDTYRVINFVVLAGALVFLLRKPISQALKGRIDGIREQLEELEAKKKEAEKQLANYNEKLSQMDREAETIVAAYIKQGEETKARLIEEAKAAAEKLEAQAQRNIEHHFKQAKSALQAEIIAKALAKAEAVIKESISDNDQDRLVTEYLDKVVA, from the coding sequence ATGAAGAAACCGGGTGGTCATGGTCAGGACCGATTTCGCAAAGCAAGGGCAGTTGTATTCGCCGGCCTGACGTTATGTCTGATTTTTAGCGCCGGGCTGGCATTCGGATCTAGCGAGGGGGAAGCCGGTCCGAAGGGCTGGGTTAAAACCGACACCTATCGGGTGATCAATTTTGTCGTGCTTGCCGGTGCGCTTGTCTTTTTGCTGAGAAAGCCGATTTCCCAAGCGCTCAAAGGCCGAATCGACGGCATTAGGGAGCAGTTGGAGGAGCTTGAAGCAAAGAAAAAAGAGGCTGAAAAGCAGCTGGCGAACTATAACGAAAAACTTTCCCAGATGGATCGGGAGGCGGAAACAATTGTAGCCGCCTATATCAAGCAGGGAGAAGAAACAAAGGCCCGGCTCATTGAGGAAGCCAAAGCAGCCGCCGAAAAATTGGAAGCCCAGGCGCAACGGAATATCGAACACCATTTTAAGCAGGCCAAATCGGCCCTTCAGGCTGAAATTATCGCAAAGGCGCTGGCGAAGGCAGAGGCTGTTATCAAAGAGAGCATTTCGGATAACGATCAGGACAGACTGGTTACAGAATACTTAGACAAGGTGGTGGCGTAG
- the tyrS gene encoding tyrosine--tRNA ligase: MNVVDILKERGFIEQMTHEQALYDFLEIKGASCYIGFDPTASSLHVGSLVPIMSLAHMQRAGHRPIALVGGGTGLVGDPSGKTEMRQILTPEAVAANAEGIRCQLSRFIDFSDDNAVLMNNADWLTKLKYIDFLRDIGRHFSVNRMVKMESYRIRLESEVGLNFIEFNYMLLQAYDFLVLYDMQGCRLQMGGADQWGNIVAGIDLIRKTRQQSAFGITFPLITTSSGAKMGKTAKGAVWLDPERTSPYDYYQFWVNTDDPDVPRFLALFTFLGMDEIRSIEKLEGADMNHAKRVLAFEATALAHGRDAAVNAYDAASRVFGGQPVADYILPGSTIPRIKEERDGVAIPQSEVSLAELQMGIPAFKLFLMSGLVDSSGAARRLISQGGAYLNNIRIDTFDQVMTTNNLENGEMLLRAGKKRFHKLIATGNREA; the protein is encoded by the coding sequence ATGAATGTTGTTGATATCTTAAAGGAACGTGGGTTTATCGAGCAGATGACCCATGAACAGGCATTATACGATTTTTTAGAAATTAAAGGGGCTTCTTGCTATATTGGCTTTGACCCTACTGCCTCTAGTTTGCATGTCGGAAGCCTCGTTCCGATAATGTCTCTGGCGCATATGCAGCGAGCCGGTCACCGCCCCATCGCATTGGTTGGTGGCGGAACAGGGCTTGTGGGGGATCCAAGCGGCAAGACCGAAATGCGGCAGATACTGACGCCCGAAGCTGTTGCTGCCAATGCTGAGGGAATACGCTGTCAGCTTTCCCGGTTTATCGATTTTTCGGATGATAACGCCGTGTTAATGAATAATGCGGACTGGCTGACGAAGCTAAAATATATTGATTTTTTGCGAGATATAGGGCGTCACTTCAGTGTGAACCGAATGGTAAAGATGGAAAGCTACCGAATTCGGTTGGAGTCAGAGGTCGGGTTAAACTTTATCGAATTTAATTATATGCTATTACAAGCATACGATTTTTTGGTACTTTATGATATGCAAGGCTGTCGGCTGCAAATGGGGGGCGCTGATCAGTGGGGGAATATTGTCGCCGGAATTGATCTCATTCGAAAGACGCGACAGCAATCAGCATTCGGCATCACTTTTCCGCTGATTACGACCAGCAGCGGGGCAAAGATGGGTAAAACCGCAAAGGGTGCCGTGTGGCTGGACCCGGAACGGACCAGCCCTTATGATTACTATCAATTCTGGGTGAACACGGATGACCCGGATGTCCCACGTTTTTTAGCCTTGTTTACATTCTTAGGGATGGACGAAATTCGCTCAATCGAAAAGTTGGAAGGAGCGGATATGAACCATGCCAAAAGGGTTTTGGCCTTTGAAGCGACTGCATTGGCCCATGGCCGGGATGCGGCGGTTAATGCCTATGATGCAGCTTCCAGAGTTTTCGGCGGGCAACCGGTGGCAGACTATATATTGCCGGGAAGCACGATCCCGCGTATTAAAGAGGAGCGTGATGGTGTGGCCATTCCCCAATCCGAAGTTTCCTTGGCGGAGCTTCAGATGGGAATTCCTGCATTTAAGCTCTTTTTAATGTCGGGACTGGTCGATTCAAGCGGTGCTGCCCGGCGCCTGATTTCTCAGGGCGGGGCCTATTTAAATAATATCCGAATCGATACATTTGACCAGGTGATGACGACTAACAATCTGGAAAATGGGGAAATGCTGTTACGGGCGGGGAAAAAACGGTTTCACAAGTTGATCGCAACCGGCAATCGTGAGGCTTAA